The Mycolicibacterium flavescens genomic interval CCGCGCCGCACTGCACATGGCGCGTACGTGACCGGGGTCGGGCAAACCGGCGTGACCCGACGGGTGCGAGCGTGACACAATCGCGTGCCGTGAAGACCTTCGACGCCCTGTTCGCTGAGCTCAGCGAACGCGCCCGGACCCGCCCCGCCGGTAGCGGCACCGTCGCCGCACTGGACGGCGGCGTGCACGGGATCGGCAAGAAGGTCCTCGAGGAAGCCGGCGAGGTGTGGCTGGCGGCCGAACACGAGAGCGATGACGCGCTCACCGAAGAGATCAGCCAGCTCCTGTACTGGACGCAGGTGCTGATGATCGCTCGCGGACTCACCCTCGACGACGTCTACCGGAAGCTGTGAATCGCATGCTTCGCGTCGCGGTCCCCAACAAGGGCACACTCTCCGAACCCGCCAGCGAGGTCCTGTCCGAAGCCGGTTACCGTCGCCGCACCGACCAAAAAGACCTGACGGTCATCGACCCGGCCAACAACGTCGAGTTCTTCTTCCTGCGGCCCAAAGACATTGCGATCTATGTCGGCTCGGGGCAACTCGACTTCGGAATTACCGGCCGCGATCTGGCCGCCGAATCGGATGCGCCGGTGCGGGAGCGGTTGGCGCTGGGCTTCGGCTCGTCGACGTTCCGGTATGCGGCCCCGGCCGGGCCCGATTGGCGGGTCGAGGATCTCGCGGGAAAGCGGATCGCGACCGCGTTCCCCAACCTGGTGCGAAAAGACCTGGCCGCGCACGGCATCGAGGCGACGGTGATCCGGCTCGACGGCGCGGTGGAGATCTCCGTGCAGCTCGGCGTCGCCGACGCGATCGCCGATGTGGTGGGCTCCGGACGAACACTGGGACTGCACAACCTGGTGGCGTTCGGAGATTCCCTGTGTGACTCCGAGGCGGTGCTGATCGAGCGGGACGGCGCGCCGGACAGCCCCACCGGTGCCCAGCTGGTGGCCCGTGTGCAGGGCGTGGTTCGCGGCCAGCAGTACCTGATGCTCGATTACGATTGCCCGCGCAGCGTTCTCGACCGTGCGGTCGCGGTGACCCCCGGCCTGGAGTCGCCGACGATCGCTCCGCTCGCCGACCCGGCGTGGGCGGCGGTGCGCGCTCTGGTGCCCCGCCGCGACGTCAATAAGATCATGGACGAACTCGCCGCCATCGGCGCCAAGGCGATTCTGGCTTCTGACATCCGATTCTGTCGCCTGTGATTCAGCGCGAACCCTTCCGGCCTGCGTGTTAGCGTCCGGAGGTCCATAACACCGGCCGGAGGTCGCCATGACGCAGGTCCTGATTCTGGTACTCGCACTGTTGATCGGCGTCATCGCCGGCCTGCGCGCACTGACCGCACCGGCGGTGGTGTCCTGGGGCGCGCTGCTGGGGTGGATCGACGTAGACGGGAAATGGTCGGAGTGGACGGCGCATCCGATCACCGTCACCGTGTTGACCATCTTCCTGCTCGTCGAGCTGGTCACCGATCAGCTGCCGAAAACCCCCAGCCGTAAGACGACTCCCCAGTTCGCGACGCGTCTCATCACGGGCGCCTTCGCCGGCGCGGTGATCGGCAGTGCGTACTTCCACACGTTCAGTGCGCTCGGCGCGGGTGTCATCGGCGCGGTGCTCGGCACGATGGGCGGCGCGGCGGCACGTCAGCGGTTCGCCGACCTGCGCAA includes:
- the hisE gene encoding phosphoribosyl-ATP pyrophosphatase; translation: MKTFDALFAELSERARTRPAGSGTVAALDGGVHGIGKKVLEEAGEVWLAAEHESDDALTEEISQLLYWTQVLMIARGLTLDDVYRKL
- the hisG gene encoding ATP phosphoribosyltransferase, whose protein sequence is MLRVAVPNKGTLSEPASEVLSEAGYRRRTDQKDLTVIDPANNVEFFFLRPKDIAIYVGSGQLDFGITGRDLAAESDAPVRERLALGFGSSTFRYAAPAGPDWRVEDLAGKRIATAFPNLVRKDLAAHGIEATVIRLDGAVEISVQLGVADAIADVVGSGRTLGLHNLVAFGDSLCDSEAVLIERDGAPDSPTGAQLVARVQGVVRGQQYLMLDYDCPRSVLDRAVAVTPGLESPTIAPLADPAWAAVRALVPRRDVNKIMDELAAIGAKAILASDIRFCRL
- a CDS encoding 17 kDa surface antigen; the encoded protein is MTQVLILVLALLIGVIAGLRALTAPAVVSWGALLGWIDVDGKWSEWTAHPITVTVLTIFLLVELVTDQLPKTPSRKTTPQFATRLITGAFAGAVIGSAYFHTFSALGAGVIGAVLGTMGGAAARQRFADLRNGQDRPGAILEDIVAVGGGFLIVFLVSLV